The genome window GTCTTTGTAGTTCATTTTTATTATTGTCCTGTAATTTGTTCTATACGAATAAAAACTTTTTGTTTTGTTACATCAGTAATGTTAGCTGTAGGATCCATACCCGCCATAACAGTTACTATGTATGCAACCTTTGTTATAGAAGATGTGTCTATCCACGAATAATATCTATATTCTGGACCTCCACTATTAGCATTGTAGATTCCTTGGTCTCCCCACGCTCCTGTAGAACCTGTAGGTGTCAAGGTTCTCCATGTATTTCCTGTCCCTCCTCCTGGAGTTTTAGACGGAACTTTTAAATTACCTCCTGCATCAGTTATTTGCCCTCCATAAAAAGTTGAATAATTCCACATAAGTACTTTACCTTCATTACTGTTATTTCTTAATAAGACATTATTCTCAACACCACTAGCAGTAGAAGTTGTATTATTAGTGGATGTTGCAGCTGCAGTCTGAAGTGAATGTCTCATAAAGACTTTTATCGTATAAAGTCCATCTGGAGTAGTCGCATCCACAGTAAATCCTTTAGTGCCAGTATCTGGATCTGTTACAAACTTCATATAATCCATCACAGCTACAATTTTGTAATCTGCATTTACTTGGGTACCAACAGTTACATCTTTACAACCTTTTATATCTGTATTTGCTGCAAAAAACGGAGTTAAATCAAATGAAATTCCAATTGGTGAAGATTGTGATGCATTGGGCATCCCTTGAATGGCAAAAACAAGATACCCAGAACCATGTTCCAATTTACCATCGGCTATAGTTGCAGTAATGTTTGGATTACCAACCGAAGTAAATGAAGCCCCTACAAACTTACCTCCATTACCTCCAGAATAAGGCACTTTAATTATACTTCCTGAAATAATGGGCTTTGGAGTATTCCCATCAATAGATTGAGAAGGATCAATTGTAGAAGCAATACAATTTACTGTTGCAGATCCTTTTACAGAAGTATTATCTTCAATGCTTCTCCATTCATTTCCATTCCAAAAGTAATAACCTTTCGGAATAGTCGCTCCTGTATTATAAATAAATAATCCTTGAGGTTGATTAGAAATATCATTATCTCCATCTGAATTAAGATCCATTGTATTTGAAGTTAAATCAACTCTTGGGACCAGCATTCCTTTATTTTTAGATGAAATATCAAGCATCGCATATGGATTAGGTGTAGTTCCTATGCCTGTTGCGCCAGATTGTGTCACAATAAAATCATCTTCCATTTGTTTAGGAGTCGGAGTTCCTGTCAAAGGATTTGTAGTTGCGGTTGATGATTTACCATCAACATTCAATAATCCTTGCGGATTTGATGTATTAATTCCTACTTGTGAATAAGACGAAATAGAAATAAGTACTAATGAAATTGTAAATAATTTTTTAATCATAGGTTTTAATTTTGATTGTTTTTGAAATTTCTAAAGGAGTAGAATAGATTGATTTTTGGTTGATCATTTTCTTTTGACAAAATTCAATTTTCAAAAAATTTCGCACTGCATTTTTACAACTATAAAACCTATACAAAGCAAAAAACCACCTATACATTATCTATACAAATAATTGTATTTAATTATATACCAATTATTTAAATAATATTTTTAAAAAGAAATAAAATGAATGAAGTTTTTACTTATTACTATATTTGTAATACTCTCGTACTAATACCTACCTGTTAAAACCAATCAACATGCATAAATACCTATTTTTTATTTTTGTTTTAATACAATCAATTTTATTATCTGGACAAGACATTAAAAATAAACCCAATTCTATAGCTGAAATCGATAACTTAAATAATCAAGCAAAAGAGTTGTATGAAAAAGGAGAAATAAATAAGGCACTTACGTCTTACAAGAAAATTATAGAAAAAGGAAAAGAAGTAAATTATACAAAAGGTTTATCAGAAGCTTATTTACAAGCTGCCAATTGTTATTACGAATTATCTATGCCTTATGAAGGAAGCCAATATATTTTCTTAGCTGAACAAAATGCTCAAGACAATCCAGAATTAATGGTTAAAATTACATTCTTAAAAGCACTTATTTTATTTCAAGCACATTCCTATGATGAAGCTGAAAAAAAATTCAGAAAAGTAATAGAATATGCAGAAAAATTAAAAAGGAAAAAGGAAGCCAAAAAATATATTGACAGATCTAATATTAATATTGCGAATATTAACTTCCTTCTTGAAAAATACGACTACGCATTATCAAATTATTATAAAAATTTTAATTCCTTAGATACAATGCATAAAGTAGGTACAAGTATTAATATTGCAGAGATTTATCTCATAACGAATAAAATCGATTCCGCTCAAAAATACCTGAATATTGCTGAAAACAATATTCATTTTATTCAAGAAAAACGTATGTATTTGACAATTAAAGGAGGTTTAAGTGGAGTAAAAGGTTTGTATTACATCAAAACAAATGAATATCAAAAAGCTATCAATACTTTAAAAAATAATTCAAGTACAACTTTTTATACTTCAGATGAATTACTAGGGATGGCATATGCAAAACTCAACAAAACGGATAGTTCGGTCTATTATTTCGAAAAAAAATTAAGCACTAAATTAAACAATAGGTTAAATAACGAAACAGTATATAATGCGTCTTCTCTGATATATAATGATGAGAAATTAGCATTACAGAAAACCTATGAGCAGAAAAGAAAATATTACCTTTTATTAATTGTTATTACAACTTTTAGTATCGTTTTATTAGTTTATATAATTTACAACCATAAAAAACAAGCCAAACAAAAAACTAAATTACTCGAATCAGAAAAGCAAAAACTAAAAATGGAGAAAGAGATTTCTGATTTAAAACAAGAACATTATCAGAAACAAGTTTTGGCAACAACGATTCAATTAGAACAAAAGAATAAATTTTTAGAAGAATTAAAAGAAAATTTAAAAAAAAATCAAGAATTTAATTTGAACAATTACTTAAAAAACGAACTAATTATTGATAAAGATTTAACCAATATTCATGATATTGTAAAAGAAGTGCATCCTAATTTTTTCAAGAAATTAAATGAGATGACGACAACTAAATTAACCAATCTCGATATCAAATACGCAGCATATATCTACATGAATATGGATAATTCTCAGATTGCATCTATTCTCAGTGTAGATCCTAAAACAGTGAGTGTAACTAAATACCGCTTAAAACAAAAACTCAATTTATCAAAAGAGATTGATTTAGACACCTTTATTCGAAACTTGAACTAATTAATCTTATCAGCAAAACAAGTGTACACTTGTTCAATCAAGGAAAAAAATAATCATACGTATTTCAATTAATCCAAATAATGAACAGAATACAGATTATTAATAACTTAAAGCATCTATATCAGAAGATATAGATGCTTTTTATTGGTATTACGATAAATCTTAATTTGTTTTTCTAGCTAATAAGATATTCATCAAGAAAGTCCCAGCCCAATTACTAGAGCTCGAATAATCATCAGAGCGTCGAACAGAAATAGTTAACCTAGTTTTATTATTTACATTTTCTAATTTAACAAAAGATGGAGTAAAAACATCTGGGTAACTTTGATCATTCCCAGCGGTAATAATAGGATACATATTATCAATATTGAAAGCTTTTCCTCGATATTCATAGACCAATAACATTCTACTATTTGTTTTGCTAGATGTATTTACGCTTGTAGATGTTTTATTCACAAGCCACCATCCAGCATCAGTATTTGTAGATGGAGTATCATATTTTGTTATCGCATGATTTGTAAAATCAGCTTTATCAGTACTAGAGGCAACTGAGCTTCCATGCGGAGGAATGTATAAATGTGTTCCATATATTTCCACATTTGTATTGACTGGTTTACCAATGAAAGAAAGGTCCCAAGTTCCACCAGAAGTATTTGTATTATTTACAACCTCAACAAAGCATCCAAGCGGAATAATAAAGTTATCAATAGCTATACTTGTACTTCTTAACGTATTTCCTGTAGCAGCTGTTAACGTGAGATTATTCGTAGATAAATTTTTTATTTTGTAAATTCTCCCAGAAAATGATTTTGTACCACTTTCTACTACAGGAAGTGTAAAAGTTGCAATAGTATTCCCTGTATAGCTAACATAATAGTCTAAATTGGTTAATGTGGTTGTCGTTTTTACTTCGCGATAATTTGCTTCAAAAGAACCTTCAATAGATAATGTAGAATTTGGACTTTGTGTGTTTATCCCTACTTGAGAAAATAAAAAAACGCTAGGAAATAAAATAGATGTAGTGAATAAGATAATTTTTTTCATTTTTATTATTTTAGAAATAATTGGTAGTGTTGATAGAATCTAAAGATTCCTTTATATTGTTTAATATGTTTTTTTTGCTAATAAAAAATTTAAGAGAAAGGTCTCTTGCCATGAATTCACCTGATTATCGATTCTAGCTACAGAAATACTTAATCTTGTTTTTCCATCAGTTCCATCATTTTTTAAAGAAACAAAAGATGGGGTAAAAATATCTGGAAGATTACTGTTATTGCCTGTTGACAAAATACAATACATATTATCAAGTTCAAAAGGTTTTCCTTGATATTCATACACGATCACCATTCGGGCTGTTGTTTGATTAGCTACTGATGCAGTTGAAGTTTTACTAATTACCCACCAATCTTTGTCTTTAGAATCGTATGAAGAATTGTTATGCGAAGCAAAATCAGCAGTAAACGTAGCATGAGGAGGTATATAGAGTTGATTACCATAAACTTCTACATTACTAGAGATAGATTCTCCTAAAAAAGATAAATCCCATGTACCATTAGAAGTATTTGCATTGTTTATTATTTCTATATATGCTCCTGGTGAAAGAAGAAAGGAAGCTACAGGTACATTCTCACTTCTTATAGTATTGCCAGAAGAAGGAATAACGGTCAAATTATAATTTGATAAGTTCTTAATCTTATACAGTCTTCCTGTATAAGCTGTTGCGTCGTTTCCTATAACGGGTAATGTCAGGATTCCTGCTTCAGTACCTGTATAACTTACATAATAGTTAGAATTATTAAGTGTTAAACTAGTTTTAGTTTCACTATAGCCCTTTTCAATAGAACCTTCTATAGAAAGAGTTGAATTGGGTGTTAAGGTATTAATTCCAACTTG of Empedobacter falsenii contains these proteins:
- a CDS encoding tetratricopeptide repeat protein; translation: MHKYLFFIFVLIQSILLSGQDIKNKPNSIAEIDNLNNQAKELYEKGEINKALTSYKKIIEKGKEVNYTKGLSEAYLQAANCYYELSMPYEGSQYIFLAEQNAQDNPELMVKITFLKALILFQAHSYDEAEKKFRKVIEYAEKLKRKKEAKKYIDRSNINIANINFLLEKYDYALSNYYKNFNSLDTMHKVGTSINIAEIYLITNKIDSAQKYLNIAENNIHFIQEKRMYLTIKGGLSGVKGLYYIKTNEYQKAINTLKNNSSTTFYTSDELLGMAYAKLNKTDSSVYYFEKKLSTKLNNRLNNETVYNASSLIYNDEKLALQKTYEQKRKYYLLLIVITTFSIVLLVYIIYNHKKQAKQKTKLLESEKQKLKMEKEISDLKQEHYQKQVLATTIQLEQKNKFLEELKENLKKNQEFNLNNYLKNELIIDKDLTNIHDIVKEVHPNFFKKLNEMTTTKLTNLDIKYAAYIYMNMDNSQIASILSVDPKTVSVTKYRLKQKLNLSKEIDLDTFIRNLN